From the Longimicrobium sp. genome, the window GGGGACGGGGGCCGGGGGGAGGGGGCTCCCGCGGCACGCGAGGCAGCCAGTCGAACCCGGACCGAAGTTCCCCTCTCTCCCGCGCAGTTTGCGGGGGAGAGGCCGGGAGAGGGGGCGGCCACGGAATGCGCCGACCCAGCCGTATCCGGTGTGAAGTTCTCCCCTCTCCCGGCGCAGTTTGCCGGGGGAGGGGCCCGGGGAGGGGCCACCCCGCCCGAATGCGCCGACACCAGCCCAGAACGGGCTGTCGAAATCTCACTTACGACGGGAGCAGTACCCGATGACCAGACGTACCCTGACCCTCACGATCTTCGCCCTGGTGGCGTTCGCATCCGCCGCGTGCACCGGCTTCAAGCGTCCCGAGATCGAGCTGGAGAACGTGGAGATCGGCAGCCTTGGCCTTACGGGCGGAACGGTGCTGGTGAACGTCCGCGTGACCAACCCCAACCCCATCGGCGTGCGCGCCGAAGACCTGCGCTACGAGCTTTTCATCCGCGCGCCGCGCGACAGCGCCAACGAAAACGCCTGGCAGCGGATGAGCAGCGGCACCTACAGCGAGCGCATCGAGGTGGGCGCGCGCCAGACGCGTACCGTGCAGGTGCCCGTCGACTTCCGCTACTCCGAGCTGGGCGACGCCTTCCGCTCGGTGCTGCGGTCCGGGCAGATCAGCTACCGCGCCAACGGCACGGTGCGGGTGCGCGCGGCCGGAAGCAGCCGCGAGGTGCCCTTCCGCAAGACGGGCTCGGTGATGGTTCTCGGGGGCCGATGACCATCGTCCGGCTGCAGAACGCGGGCAAGCAGTACGGCGACCGCTGGGTTTTCCGCAACGTCTCGTTCACCGTCGCCGAGCGCGAGCGGTGGGGCATCGTCGGGCGCAACGGAGTCGGGAAGACCACGCTTTTCCGCACGATGACGGGTGAAGAGGAAACCACCGAGGGCGAAGTGTGGCGCCATCCCGGCCTGCGCTTCACACTGCTCAAGCAGAACCGCGGCGAGCAGAGCGCCGCCACGGTGAACGAGGCCGCGCTGGAGCCCTTCGCCGACCTGGTGGAGATGGAGCGGCGCATCGCGGGCGAGCTGGAGCAACTGGGCGCCGAGCCCGACCCGGCCGAGGCGAGCCGCCTGCTGAAGTCGTACGACAGGCACGTCGAGGAATTCCGGCGCCGCGGCGGCTACGAGATGCGCTCCCGCGCCGACGCCACCCTCGAGGGGCTGGGCTTTCCGCAGGACACGTGGGAAAAGCCGATCCGCGCCCTGTCCGGCGGCGAGCTGGGCCGCCTTCGCCTGGCGCAGACGCTTCTCGCCCAGCCTGACGTCCTGTTCCTGGACGAGCCCACCAACCACCTGGACCTGCGCTCCACCGAGTGGCTGGAAGAGTTCCTGCGCGGCTATCCGGGGACGGTGATGGTGGTTTCCCACGACCGCGTGTTCCTTGAACGGCTCGCGGACCACGTCCTGCACCTGGAAGAGCAGACGGCCTACCCGTACACCGGCGGCTACGAGAGCTTCCTGGACCAGCGCGAGGCCCGGCGCGAGCTGCAGCGGAAGCAGTTCGAGCAGCAGCAGGCGCACATCGCCCGGACCGAGGCATTCATCCAGAAGTTCATCGCCGGCACGCGAACCAAGCAGGCCAAGAGCCGCCGCACGCTCCTCGGCCGCCTGGAGCGCGTGGCCGCGGTGGGGCGCGACGAAAAGGCGATGGGGCTGCAGTTCGCGTCGGGCGGGCGCAGCGGCGGGGTGGTGATGAGGGTGGACGGCGTGCAGTGCGCATATGGTGAGCGCGTGCTGTTCTCGCCGTTCAGCGCGGAGGTCTCCCGGGCGGAGCGGATCGCGCTCGTCGGCCCGAATGGCTGCGGCAAGTCGACGCTGATGCGCGTGCTGGCGGGCGTCGCGCCGCCGGAGCGCGGCTCGGTGACGATGGGCACAGGGGTGCGGCCGGCATACTACCGCCAGGACTTCACGCACCTGAACCCCGACAGGAAGATCCGCGAAGAGGTGGCGGAAGCGGCGCCGTCGCTCAGCTTTACCGAACTGCGCAGCCACCTGGGCCGCTTCCTGTTCTCGGGAGATGAGCAGGAGGCGCGCGTGGGCGACCTGTCCGGCGGCGAGCAGGCCCGGGTGGCGCTCGCCAAGATCACGCTGCAGAAGGCCAACCTGCTGCTGCTCGACGAACCCACCAACCACCTGGACATCGAGAGCCGCGAGGTCTTGGAAGAGGCGCTGGAGGGATACGAGGGCACGGTGATCCTCATTTCGCACGACCGCGCGATGCTCTCGTCCATTTCCACCCGCGTGTGGGCGTACGAGGACGGGCGCTTCGTCGACTACCCGGGCACCTTCGACGAGTGGCTGGAGTGGAGTGCGCGCCGCAAGTCCGAATCGGCGGCCACGGCGACGCTCGCCCGCGCCGCCGAGCCGAAGGGAGCATCCGCGGGCTCGCCGTCCGCGGGCGGCGCGATGTCGAAGAACGAGATCCGCCGCCGCGAGCGCGAGATGCAGAAGCTGGAGGCGCGCATCGCCGAGATCGAGGAACGCGTGGGCGAGATCGAGAGGGCCCTGGGCGACCCCGCCCTGTACGCCGCCGGCGCCGACCCGTCGCGACCCCAGACCCTCGCCGCCGAGCGCGACCGCCTGACCGCCGAGCTGGCCGAAAGCTACGCCGCATGGGAAAAGGTTGGCGAAGAGCTGGCCGGCGTGTAGATTTGCGGATCGTACGGTCTGGACGCGAGGGGGAAGACATGGGTGGATCGGTTCTGGACGAGGTGCTGTTCGTAACGCACATGACGGAAGACGAGTTCCGGCTGGAACTCGCAATCATGCTCTACGAACGCGAGAAAGTCTCGATGGGCTGGGCGGCTGACTCTTCCGGGGTCGGGCGAGTGACGTTCCAGCACCTGCTCGCGAGCCGCGGCGTCGCCATCCCGTATGACGCCGCGTATGAGCAGGATCTTGCCGCGATCCGGGCGTACGAGCAGGGCGCGTGATCATCGTCCGATCGCAACTTGGCCGATTGTGACCCGGGAGGAGTGATGAACGTTGCGGTTCCGGACGATCTCGTCCGATCGGCAGGGATGACAGAGTCAGACTTGGTCGTCGAGATGGCGCTTCTGCTCTACCAGCAGGAGCGGCTGACCATCGAGCAGGCCGCCAGGTTCGGCCGGATGGATCGCATGGCGTTCATGCACCTACTGGCGAATCGCGACATCCCGCTAACCCTGGATGTCGACGATTTTGAACAGGACATCGCGACGTTGCGGCGGCTGGGCCGGTTGTGATCGTCGTCAGCGATTCGTCCACGCTGATCGCCATGGGGTCGGTGGGCCGGATCTCACTCTTGGCCACTCTCTACGGAGAGGTACTCGTTCCGCAGGCGGTCTGGAGCGAGGTGGTGAGAGATGGCCGCCCCGGTGCTCGCGAGGTTGCGTCTGCAACGTGGATCCGAGCCGTTCCCGTCGTGAATCGCCTATGCGTGGCGGAGTTACTGAAGCAGGTTGGTCCTGGGGAGGCGGAGGCGATCAGCCTAGCCCAGGAAAGCCATGCCGAAGTTCTCCTCATTGACGAGCGCCGTGCTCGTAGAATCGCTATAGATCTCGGCCTCCCAATTACCGGAGTACTAGGCGTTCTACTTGAAGCGAAGCAGAAAGGATTGATTCCAGCGCTCAAGCCGGTGCTGGATGAGATGACCAGTACGGTCGCGTTCCGAATCAAACGTAGGCTGTACGAGGCCGCGCTTCGCGACGCGGGCGAACTCTGAGCAGTGCCCGCTGGCCCCTCCGCTCGCCGCCATCTATCTTCCCGCCACTCACAAGCCTTATCGCCGCCGCAGGCTCCGTCGCCCGGCGGCGGCTGTCGTCCTGGTAGATGCTGATGCGTGCTCGTTCGCTGATCGTTCCTCTTCTTTTCCTTCCGGCCGCGCTCCCGGCGCAGGCCCGGACCGTTCCCCTCGACACGGTGCAGGTGACGGCGGCGTCTCGCGCCGCGGCTGAGCTGGTGGCCGCCACGCGTGGTGTGGAGGTGATTACCGCCGAGCAGATCCGCGCGCTCCCCGCCCGCACCGTCGCCGACGTGCTGGAGTGGGCGCTGGCCGTGGACGTGATGCCGCGCTCCCCCGCGCTGGCCGACGTGGCCGTGCGCGGCGGCACCTTCGAGCAGGTGCTGGTGATGGTGGATGGAGTTCGAGCCAGCGATGCGCAGACCGGCCACTTCGACCTCAACCTCACGGTGCCGCTGGACCAGGTGGAGCGCATCGAGATCGTCCGTGGGCCGGCGTCGGCGTTGTACGGCGCGGATGCGGTGGGCGGGCTGATCCACGTCGTTACGCGGCGCGAGGGCGCGGGTGCCCGGGCGCGCGCGCAGGCGGGATCGTGGGACACGCGCTCGGCCGCGCTCTCGTACGCGACGCACGTCGGCCGGGTGCGGGCGGACGTGGGCGGCGAGTGGCAGCGGTCGGACGGGCATCGCGCGGGGACGGACTACGAGGTGGGCAGCGGGCGCCTGGCGCTCTCGATGCCGGTGGGCCAATGGACGGTGAACGCCGACGCGGGGCACGCGGCGCGCGACTTTGGCGCGGACGGTTTCTACGGCCCGTTCCCATCGTACGAGGAGACGCGCACCACGACGGGAACGCTGGCCCTGCGCGCGGCTCCCGAGGCGCGGTTCGCGGTTGAGCCCACGCTGAGCGTGCGGCGGCACGCCGACGACTTCGTCCTGCGGCGCGCCGACCCGTCGTTCTACCGCAACCAGCACACGAACCTGCGCTGGGGCGGCGAGGTGATGGCGCGCTGGCGGATGCCCCGTGG encodes:
- a CDS encoding UPF0175 family protein; the encoded protein is MNVAVPDDLVRSAGMTESDLVVEMALLLYQQERLTIEQAARFGRMDRMAFMHLLANRDIPLTLDVDDFEQDIATLRRLGRL
- a CDS encoding DUF3368 domain-containing protein, producing the protein MIVVSDSSTLIAMGSVGRISLLATLYGEVLVPQAVWSEVVRDGRPGAREVASATWIRAVPVVNRLCVAELLKQVGPGEAEAISLAQESHAEVLLIDERRARRIAIDLGLPITGVLGVLLEAKQKGLIPALKPVLDEMTSTVAFRIKRRLYEAALRDAGEL
- a CDS encoding ABC-F family ATP-binding cassette domain-containing protein, with the protein product MTIVRLQNAGKQYGDRWVFRNVSFTVAERERWGIVGRNGVGKTTLFRTMTGEEETTEGEVWRHPGLRFTLLKQNRGEQSAATVNEAALEPFADLVEMERRIAGELEQLGAEPDPAEASRLLKSYDRHVEEFRRRGGYEMRSRADATLEGLGFPQDTWEKPIRALSGGELGRLRLAQTLLAQPDVLFLDEPTNHLDLRSTEWLEEFLRGYPGTVMVVSHDRVFLERLADHVLHLEEQTAYPYTGGYESFLDQREARRELQRKQFEQQQAHIARTEAFIQKFIAGTRTKQAKSRRTLLGRLERVAAVGRDEKAMGLQFASGGRSGGVVMRVDGVQCAYGERVLFSPFSAEVSRAERIALVGPNGCGKSTLMRVLAGVAPPERGSVTMGTGVRPAYYRQDFTHLNPDRKIREEVAEAAPSLSFTELRSHLGRFLFSGDEQEARVGDLSGGEQARVALAKITLQKANLLLLDEPTNHLDIESREVLEEALEGYEGTVILISHDRAMLSSISTRVWAYEDGRFVDYPGTFDEWLEWSARRKSESAATATLARAAEPKGASAGSPSAGGAMSKNEIRRREREMQKLEARIAEIEERVGEIERALGDPALYAAGADPSRPQTLAAERDRLTAELAESYAAWEKVGEELAGV
- a CDS encoding LEA type 2 family protein, which translates into the protein MTRRTLTLTIFALVAFASAACTGFKRPEIELENVEIGSLGLTGGTVLVNVRVTNPNPIGVRAEDLRYELFIRAPRDSANENAWQRMSSGTYSERIEVGARQTRTVQVPVDFRYSELGDAFRSVLRSGQISYRANGTVRVRAAGSSREVPFRKTGSVMVLGGR
- a CDS encoding TonB-dependent receptor plug domain-containing protein; translated protein: MRARSLIVPLLFLPAALPAQARTVPLDTVQVTAASRAAAELVAATRGVEVITAEQIRALPARTVADVLEWALAVDVMPRSPALADVAVRGGTFEQVLVMVDGVRASDAQTGHFDLNLTVPLDQVERIEIVRGPASALYGADAVGGLIHVVTRREGAGARARAQAGSWDTRSAALSYATHVGRVRADVGGEWQRSDGHRAGTDYEVGSGRLALSMPVGQWTVNADAGHAARDFGADGFYGPFPSYEETRTTTGTLALRAAPEARFAVEPTLSVRRHADDFVLRRADPSFYRNQHTNLRWGGEVMARWRMPRGLRLAGGAEWFSDELESARLGDRAEQRAAALVEAAAGRGGRFSATAGMRADWHERYGTEWSPSAAAAWWPSEGVRLRASAGRAFRAPTWTERYYQDPANVGDPNLKPEQSWSAEVGASAFVARGVRLGLAGFVRHSDQLIDWAKPDGAADQPWRTRNVEDARFRGIEAEASWAGPLGVAWSATGTWLSFTTGAADGFTSKSALRPVMENVTLGARRTFADRLNVSLLGRRARRVGEEAYLRLDARASYDIRAIRVFADVQNATDADYLDISSLAAPGRAVMIGLEWSGGR
- a CDS encoding UPF0175 family protein, producing MGGSVLDEVLFVTHMTEDEFRLELAIMLYEREKVSMGWAADSSGVGRVTFQHLLASRGVAIPYDAAYEQDLAAIRAYEQGA